From the genome of Chanos chanos chromosome 5, fChaCha1.1, whole genome shotgun sequence, one region includes:
- the cenpl gene encoding centromere protein L, producing MEGRGSAVKTPASRIVKRRSKSYGRSCVEPPSQFWYTPGQLTIVRIPTSREAAKSRNITEKVDPEKVALLVKNEWKLSHVTPLYRFRHTQLKQYSRHLSAFIMAEKQQGVAVEVGPETTFKVTFSTVLGLAETEEDAETVFIQIHSKPMFAAAGDVPKVVWSGWLTCVNGDPEYLRSLPPDFVSLPLFCTNGPEALTTLVKSWLERTFDCNCRSLILNSTILNWLAVLWTGCHPTTDIRYLKLDWTLPTDPSLDISYRLSPQDVWELWNSIHQEDSADDTVSLEEVNRFMTGLESHFFRHFRIYLSAGTLMKVSTSLGSAHHNGKIKIACSNYIPTVLTLLTECAILRMPI from the exons ATGGAGGGGCGCGGAAG TGCCGTGAAGACACCGGCTAGCAGGATTGTTAAGCGAAGAAGTAAGAGTTATGGCCGAAGCTGCGTTGAACCTCCTTCTCAGTTTTGGTACACTCCTGGCCAGTTAACAATTGTGAGGATACCAACCAGCAGAGAGGCCGCGAAGTCACGAAACATCACA GAGAAGGTTGACCCAGAGAAAGTTGCCCTTTTGGTGAAAAATGAATGGAAGCTGTCGCACGTGACACCACTGTACcggttcagacacacacaactgaaacaaTACTCCCGGCACCTTTCTGCTTTTATCATGGCCGAGAAGCAGCAGGGTGTTGCGGTTGAAGTTGGTCCGGAGACAACGTTTAAGGTTACGTTTTCAACAGTTCTTGGTCTGgcagagacagaagaggatgCAGAGACTGTTTTCATACAG ATTCACTCCAAGCCCATGTTTGCAGCGGCAGGGGACGTCCCAAAGGTTGTGTGGAGCGGTTGGCTGACCTGCGTTAATGGCGATCCTGAGTACCTCAGATCTCTGCCCCCCGACTTCGTCAGCCTGCCCTTGTTTTGCACCAATGGGCCGGAAGCTCTGACAACCCTGGTTAAGTCCTGGCTTGAGAGGACTTTCGACTGTAACTGTCGCTCACTCATTCTAAACTCCACCATCCTCAACTGGCTCGCCGTCCTCTGGACGGGTTGTCACCCCACCACTGACATCAGATACCTGAAGCTGGATTGGACTCTTCCTACTGATCCGTCCTTGGATATATCGTACAGGTTAAGCCCGCAGGACGTCTGGGAGCTGTGGAACAGCATCCATCAGGAGGACAGTGCGGATGACACAGTCAGTCTGGAGGAGGTCAACCGGTTCATGACGGGACTGGAGTCACATTTCTTCAGACACTTTAGGATCTATCTGTCTGCAGGAACGCTCATGAAAGTCTCCACTTCCCTGGGATCTGCACATCACAATGGAAAGATTAAG aTTGCCTGCAGCAACTACATCCCCACAGTCCTGACACTGCTAACAGAATGCGCCATTCTGAGAATGCCAATCTAA